In Paraglaciecola sp. T6c, the sequence CTTGACGTAAACCGTCCTGTACCGGAAGGCAATAATCTTATACTGGTCATTGGCGGGTCCGGCGGTGTTGGCACAATCGCGATTCAAATGCTTCGCGCGATAACTAACCTAACCATTATCTCAACAGCCTCCACGCCCGAGACAACTGCTTGGGTTAAAAAACTAGGTGCGCACCACGTGATCAATCACCACGAACCGATTGCCGCTCAGGTTACTGCCCTTGGATTTGGAGCGCCAGGATTTGTTCTTTCAACAAATGGCACTGCCGGACATATTCCACAAATTGCAGAACTGATCGCACCACAAGGTCGCTTCACCCCAGTAGATGCTGCAGGGGCGGTAGATCTGCAACCTTTCGGTATGAAATCTGTATCGATCAACAATTTCACGATGTTCACGCGACCTTTATTCCATACCCCAGATATGCGTGTTCAGGGTGAAATACTGAATGAAGTTGCCAAGCTGGTCGATGCCGGAAAGATTAAATCAACGGTAACAAACGTGCTTGGCAAAATCGATGCTAAAACCTTGATAGAGGCGCATACCCAGATCGAAAGCGGCAAAACACGTGGGAAAATTGTACTCGAAGGATTTTAGAACGCGTTTGATAATTCGCAGGCTCAGTACTTATAAATAGCTACTTATTTTCCTAATCCAACTCAACTCACGGCATTTTTTTCGAATAGGATATTTATTATGAAAGATATTACAAACCACTACGATGATTTTCACTTGCAATATATCGCTGGTGAATGGCGAGAAGGCTCTACAAGCCGATACTTTGACAGCATTGATCCCTACACAGGTAAAACTCTTGCAACTATAAAGATGGCGGATAAGAACGATCTTGATGCTGCATTTGTAAAAGCTAAAGAAGCACAGATTACATGGTCCGCTGCAATGCCTTCTGAACGCGCTGCTGTCATGCGCCGCGCTGTTGAAATATTTGATGCGCGCCACGACGAAATCATTGATTGGCTCATTCACGAGTCAGGTAGCACACGCATCAAAGCTGAGATTGAACTTGGTTCGGCACGCAATATCACGGAAGAAGCCGCAACGTTCCCAAACCGTGTGCAAGGACGTATTTTAGCCTCTAACCTGCCTGGTATGGAGAGCCGTGTTTATCGCAAAGCGCTGGGGGTAGTAGGTGTGATTAGCCCATGGAATTTCCCCCTTCATCTGTCGCAGCGTTCTGTTGCGCCCGCGCTCGCACTTGGCAATGCTGTCGTTTTGAAACCTGCTAGCGATACGCCAGTTACCGGTGGTCTTATCATCGCCAAAATATTTGAAGAGGCCGGTTTACCCGCAGGTGTATTGAGTGTTGTTATCGGTGCAGGCTCAGATATTGGCGATGCCTTTGTTGAACACGCTGTTCCCTCTATGATCTCCTTTACTGGCTCAACACCCGTAGGCCGTGGCATTGGCCGCATTGCTGGTGGCGGTGAGCATTTAAAACGGGTTGCACTGGAGCTAGGTGGCAATAATGCATTTGTCGCCTTAGCAGACGCTAATGTAGACGATGCTGTCAGTGCTGCCATCATGGGTAAGTTCTTACATCAAGGACAGATCTGTATGGCGATTAATCGCATCATCGTCGAAGCACCGATTTATGATGAATTTGTTGAAAAATTTGTTGCTCATGCAAAAACGCTTAAGTATGGCAACCCTTCAGATAGCGATACAGTAATTGGGCCCATTATCAACGCCAAACAATTAGATGGCCTGAAGAAAAAGATTGAGTTGGCAAAGGTTGAAGGCGCCGCTGTCTTGCTTGAAGGAAACGCCGAAGGTAATGTTTTACCGCCACATATTTTTTCCGATGTGAAGCCTGACATGGAAATTGCTCATGAAGAGATATTTGGCCCCCTCGTTGGTATCCAAAAAGCACGTGATGAAGCGCACGCCTTAGAGTTAGCAAATGCCAGCACTTTTGGATTGTCGGGTGCCGTTTACTCTGGTGACTTGGAACGCGGCGTTGAGTTTGCAAAACGCATTGTAACGGGTATGACGCACGTCAACGATAGCTCCATTGCAGATGATGCCAATGCGCCTTTTGGCGGCGAACAAAACTCAGGTTTGGGCCGGTTCAATGGAGAATGGGCTATCGAGGAGTTCACAACCGATCATTGGATCACCGTACAGCGCACCCCGCGCCAATATCCGTTTTAAACTAACATCTACTCTACCCCGGCACTTTTTGTAGACCAACAGGAGAAGATTATGCTCACGCGCATTATCACATTCGACGTAACACCTGAACACACGTCAGCCTTTCGCACAGCCTTTCTTAAAGCGAAAGCGGGCACCGAAAAAGAAGCTCGATTTGAAGAAGCCAAGCTTTTTGTCGATAACAGCAATCCCAATAGATTCTTTGCCTACGAGCGGCTTCAGGATGACGCAGAAGCATTTCACAACGCGCAACCTTATGTAAAACAACTGTTCGAATTTTTGGAAACGTCAAACACAGCCGTCATGGTAAGGAACGTTACTGATACCAAGCCTGCCCCCGATCATTCCAAAACAGCGAACGCTGAAGATAACGTTTTTGTTATTTTCTTTATATTTAAAATAAAACCTGAATATAAAGATCAGCTGGTTGCTCAATTTGAAAAGCATATCTCTCATACCAAAGATGAGCCGGGCAACATTTTGTTCGATCTTTACACGGTCAATGGTGCTGAGGATGAGTTGGTTGTTTACGAACACTGGCGTAAAGAGTCAGATGTTTGGGATATTCATTTTCATCAGCCCTATGCCGAAGAAACTGGTGCTCTTATGGAAAAAGCAGTAGTCGGTGACATGAATCAATACATGAACTTTGTCACTGAAGTGATTTGATAATGTGCCGTAGTGGCTGTTAACTACTATTAAAGGAGAAACCAATATGACTTTTCAAAGCGTTTTTTTTAACCTTGTAACTGCAATTACGTTAACCAGTTTATCGCAAGCAGCTCTAGCTCATGAAGGTGCGCACGATCAAGATGTACCCAAAGCGATTCAACAATACGGCTTACCACTGACACTGATGAATACGATTTATGAGGGTACAATCACCGCCGAGCAAATGAGTGAGCTTGGCGATATAGGCGTCGGGGTCAGTAATCATCTAAATGGGGAGCTGACCGCTGTTGACGGTGTGATCTACTCAATCGCCGCAGATGGTACGGCGACGGTTGCGCCAGATGATCTGCAAGCACCTTATATGTCGATGCTTAAATTTGAGCCGACTAAGACCATTACTCTCAAAAATATCAGGTCGTTTAAGGAGCTTCAAGATGCCATTACGTCTCAAATCACATCGG encodes:
- a CDS encoding zinc-binding alcohol dehydrogenase family protein; translated protein: MKAVGFKTPGKITRKDALIDITLDKPVASGRDLLVKIHAVSVNPADSAARKMMADPEGGYTVIGYDGAGVVEAIGDDVTLFEVGDEVYYSGTIDRLGTNAEFHLVDERIVGHKPTSISHAEAAALPLTTLAAWEGIFDRLDVNRPVPEGNNLILVIGGSGGVGTIAIQMLRAITNLTIISTASTPETTAWVKKLGAHHVINHHEPIAAQVTALGFGAPGFVLSTNGTAGHIPQIAELIAPQGRFTPVDAAGAVDLQPFGMKSVSINNFTMFTRPLFHTPDMRVQGEILNEVAKLVDAGKIKSTVTNVLGKIDAKTLIEAHTQIESGKTRGKIVLEGF
- a CDS encoding aldehyde dehydrogenase family protein produces the protein MKDITNHYDDFHLQYIAGEWREGSTSRYFDSIDPYTGKTLATIKMADKNDLDAAFVKAKEAQITWSAAMPSERAAVMRRAVEIFDARHDEIIDWLIHESGSTRIKAEIELGSARNITEEAATFPNRVQGRILASNLPGMESRVYRKALGVVGVISPWNFPLHLSQRSVAPALALGNAVVLKPASDTPVTGGLIIAKIFEEAGLPAGVLSVVIGAGSDIGDAFVEHAVPSMISFTGSTPVGRGIGRIAGGGEHLKRVALELGGNNAFVALADANVDDAVSAAIMGKFLHQGQICMAINRIIVEAPIYDEFVEKFVAHAKTLKYGNPSDSDTVIGPIINAKQLDGLKKKIELAKVEGAAVLLEGNAEGNVLPPHIFSDVKPDMEIAHEEIFGPLVGIQKARDEAHALELANASTFGLSGAVYSGDLERGVEFAKRIVTGMTHVNDSSIADDANAPFGGEQNSGLGRFNGEWAIEEFTTDHWITVQRTPRQYPF
- a CDS encoding putative quinol monooxygenase, giving the protein MLTRIITFDVTPEHTSAFRTAFLKAKAGTEKEARFEEAKLFVDNSNPNRFFAYERLQDDAEAFHNAQPYVKQLFEFLETSNTAVMVRNVTDTKPAPDHSKTANAEDNVFVIFFIFKIKPEYKDQLVAQFEKHISHTKDEPGNILFDLYTVNGAEDELVVYEHWRKESDVWDIHFHQPYAEETGALMEKAVVGDMNQYMNFVTEVI
- a CDS encoding acetolactate decarboxylase, whose product is MTFQSVFFNLVTAITLTSLSQAALAHEGAHDQDVPKAIQQYGLPLTLMNTIYEGTITAEQMSELGDIGVGVSNHLNGELTAVDGVIYSIAADGTATVAPDDLQAPYMSMLKFEPTKTITLKNIRSFKELQDAITSQITSVNSFYAFKAKGRFDYAHLASAHGVEDEDVDFFEYLASRQMYDLTNTTGTVVGIYTPEYLGDISIPGLHFHFQNGNNTVGGHLEDIRFNSMDFEMQEFDKINLVLPNGPKFRSKKMQIIAPPSGAGTGGTDADK